The following DNA comes from Verrucomicrobiota bacterium.
GCGAATTGGCGGGGTTAAGCTGCCCATCGTCACCGATAGCGAAGCGTCCGGGTCCCATCAAATCCTGCTCGGCGACAACGCGAGTCTCCGAAAGCTCGACGCCGGCATCGTGCTCAGCAAACTTGGCACGGACGGCTTCGTGCTGCGCACCGGGCCGGATCGGTTGATCATCGCCGGCGGCAAGCCGCGCGGCACCTTGAATGGAGTTTATGCGTTGCTCGAGGAACGATTGGGGGTCCGCTGGTTCACGTCCGAGGTGGAAATTGCGCCCAAGCTTGAGAGCATCAAGCTGCCTGATTTGAATGAGACGCGCATCCCGGCGCTGCAATATCGCGAGGTGTTCTGGACCGAAATGATGCGCGACGCGGATTTCGCGGCGCGTCACCGCCTCAACGGCCAGCATCACAAGCTGGCGGAGAAACACGGCGGACGCGCGGCCGTTTATTTCCCGTTCGTGCACAGCTTCGACCTGCTCATCCCGCGCGAGCTGCATAAAGAGCATCCCGAATACTTTCCGCTGATCAACGGCCAGCGCGCCGACGGCTACGTGCAGCGCTGCCTGTCAAATCCCGACGTGCTCAAGCTGGCCATTGCGCGCGTACGCCAATGGATCCAGGAACATCCCGAAGCCACGATCATCAGCGTCTCGCAGAACGACACCGGCAAATGGTGCCAGTGCGAACCGTGCAAAGCGCTGGACGACGCGGAAGGAAGCCCGGCGGCTTCCATGATTCGGTTCGTCAATGCCATTGCCGAAGCCATCGAGGCTGATTACCCGAAGGTCCGCATCGACACGCTGGCTTACCAATACACCCGCAAGCCGCCGAAAACCCTCCGCCCGCGAAAGAACGTCATCGTTCGGCTGTGCTCGATCGAATGTTGTTTCGCGCATCCGCTGGAGAGTTGCCCGTCGCAGGAGAACCAGCGTTTTCGCGAAGACATCGTGGCCTGGGAGCCGATTGCGCCGTCGTTGTATGTCTGGGATTACACGCCGAACTTCGCGCATTATCAGCAGCCGTTTCCGAATTTCGATGCGCTGCAGGCGAATGTCCGGTTCTTCGCAAAGCACGGCGTGAAGGGCTTGTTCGAGCAGGGGAATTATTCCGCTGGCGGGAACGGCGAGATGGGGCCGCTTCGCGCCTACCTGCTGGCGAAGCTGCTCTGGAATCCGGACACGGATGTGCGGCGTCACGTCGAAGAGTTTCTCCAGGCGTACTACGGCAAGGCAGCGTCACGCATCCACGACTATCTGGAGCACCTGCACCGTTCGGTCCGGGAAGAAGGCTATCACGCGCACATTTTCGAGCCACCGACCGTCCCGTATCTCAGTGCGGAAATCATGGCGGAAGCCGAGAATATTTTGAACGAGGCTGAAGCCCTCGCCGAGAACGAGACCTTTCGCTTCCGCGTGCAGGTGGCGCGGTTGCCGGTGTGGTACGTCAAGATCGCGGCGAAACGCGTCGCGGACTATGAGCGAACTGAATTGGTGAAACAGTTTCTGGCGGCCGCGCGGAAAGCTGGAATCTCCCACATCAGCGAAAGCAAGAGCCTCGACGCCTGGGCCAAGCAGATGGGACAGTGAGATCGACTTAACCTGGATCCGTGGAGCATCTCGATCCGGAGACAAACCGCAGATGGACGCGGACGAACGCAGATTGGGGAGTTGCCTCCTATTCCTGCAAAAGGCGAAGCAGAGTTGATTCGCAGCCCATTCCCGTCTGCGTTCATCTGCGTTCATCGGCGGTTGAACCACCGTTTCCACGGGCGGTCAGCGGTTCGAATCCTCGCGGGACGGTGCCGCTGATGCCGCATTCGAGGAGACGCCGGTTTGCGACTGGGGCTGCGACCACAAACGCACGCCGTTCCGGCTCCGATTCTCGAGCGTCCAGGTGAGGCCGAGCTTTCCGGATTGGAATTTCTCAACGAACGGAGCGCCGTTCTGGATCCAGCGCACGAGCAGCAGAATTTCCTCGGCGCTAAGGCATGGTTTGCCCTCCGGCGGCATAGCCTCGTCGTGGTCGCCTGGCAGCAGGATGCGCCGGACGAGTTCACTGTGCATCGGATCTTTGGGCCGAATGGCCTCCAACCCGCTCTCACCGCCTTTGAAGGCAAGGGCGGTTTGGTCCAGACGGTACGCGCCTTTCTGTTTTTCGGGACCATGGCAAGCGATGCACTTCGCCTCGAAGATCGGTTGAATCGTTTCCACAAAGTGATTTTGCTCCGTGTTGAAAACTATCTCTCGGCCGGGTTCCCCGGATTCCTCGTCCTCCAGGAGCGCCTTGACGAACTGGGGCGCATTTTGGACGAGGTATTTTGATCCGTGCGTCAGGTTTCCTCCGAGGTGACCGCCGATCACCAACGCAACCAGGGACAGAATCAGCAAGCTTCGATAGCCGGCTCGAAGCACGCGGTTGGCCTCGCCGCCGTGCCGCCAGCGGAGTTGGAGGAACAGCGTGAGCAGTGTCAGAAGCGGTATGGCCAGTCCAAAGAGTCGATGCAGCCCCAATCCTCTGGCGTCGTAACTCCCGCTGCCCGCGCGCATCAATCCCAGCAGCGCCGCCGCGACCCCGCTGAGCAGGCTAAGCAGAATCACCAACGAAGTGATCCGCTGGAGTTCGCGGCTGGGACGCCGCACGCCGTAAAGTTCGAGGATGAAGGCCAGAGTCAAGAACCCAATCGGATAGTGCAGCACGACGGAGTGGAACGGCGCCAGAAAAGGGCGCCATTGAAAGATGCGGATGGACACCGAGTGATCTGTCGGCGCAGGAATCCCCCCGCCCGCCGCTGGAGCCGCCGCGAGGCTGACGCCCGCCATCAGGATAAGAACCGCAATCCAAGAACATCTCACCGGCGACATGCAACAAGGGGAGATGAAGATTGGACGAAGCATTGCGCGGACAGTTTCATTTCATCTCCTTCGATCCGTCGCATCTCTGGGGCCCGTGTCTCGCTACAGATTCCAGTAGGCGGGGAGGTTGGGTTTGGTTTCGGCCAGGATCTCGAAGATTGCGCGTTTTGTTTCCGCGGGAAGTTTTTGGTACTCAGCGCTTCGATCCTCCCCGGTCAGGATCGCCCAGAGGCGATGATAGAGATGTTGCCGCATCGGATAGGGAAGACGCTCGAATGCGTCCGAGTAAATCATGTAGCTGCAAGGGAACTTGAAGAGCCGTGTCTTCAAGTCCAGTTGGCGCAGCGAGCGGCCTTGCTTGTCCCTCGGGCCTTGCGCTTCAAACCACGAGGCGAATTCGCGATCCCCTTCGATGCGGCCCGGAATTGGCACTTCATCGGCGAACATCAGATAATTCAAGAAGGCTTCGCTCAAATGGTTTAAGGAGCGGACGTGGCCGGACTGTCGCAAGGCTGCCTCCGACTCGTAGTTGAGGCGGGTGAGCAGATTCTGCATCTGAATCTGATGTTCAAAAATCATCAAGGCCACGATGTCACTGCTCGGACGCGGGTAGAGGGATAGATCACCCGATCGGCCCAGCGCGTTCAAATCCGGCGTGGCGTTGGACTCTGGCTCCCGCTGGATCCGTTCTGCTGGGCTGAACTTGTTTCCGCGATGCACCAAGCCTCCGTAGTCGCCGGTGACGAACCACCCACCCCAGCGCTCGTGCAGGGGTGTGGCATGGTTGATTTGGGGACTTCCGCTCAGGAGGTCCACTTCACCTTCCGAACTGGTCTGGAAAGAGCGAATCAGCGGTCCGGGAACGTCCAGAGTTCGCGGGGAGACATGGCATTCCAGGCAACGATTGTCCCGCTGCATTCGAGTCGCCGGTCGCTCTGCTTGGTCCAGAGTGTAGAACACGGCGCCGAGTTTGGGATCGACCGACAGGATCTCGATCATTGGCGCACCCGGAATCCACGCCACGCATACGGCGTCGTTGAAGAAAATCGCGCGGGGATGCTTGGGGGAAATGTGCGGGCGTTGGAGAGAAGTTTTCGAGAAGACCAGCAATTGGGACGCCGGCGAGACGTTCAGTTCCTTCAGAAGCGACATCAAGTAACCGAACTGCTCGTCACGAGCCAACTTCACCTCACCCCGCTCGATTCGCCTCTGCAGATGCGCGACGGCCGTCGTGGGTTCCAGTCGGGAGTAATTCGTCAACTCGAAGTCGTAAGCCGCCAGCGGCTGCGGGCCTTGATAAGCCTGTGCTTCACCCAGACGAGGAAGGAGGCAGGCGCAAGCAATGACCGTCGCGCAGATTGCTGGCACGCCGTATCGCGGAATTGCATTCCGCAGGCTCCGGACCAGTTCCAAAGCCAAGGGACTTGCCGCCACGCTGCCGACGGCAAACTGGGGATACAGCGTAGCGCGGCGTTGCCGCAACCCAAAGGGAGCGCGGCTGGGGTCGAAGACCCAGCCGCAGCCTGTTCGAACTGTTGGCGTGCTGCGGCTGGTGCTGCGCACACAGCCGCGTTCCTGGAAAAACTGTGGTGGCTTCACTTCTTCTCCCGGTGTTTATCGTGGCAGGCGGCGCATGCTTTCGTCATTTGGTCGAATGCGGTCTTGGCCGCAGCGACATCTTTGGCTTCGATGGCCTTCAACACTTCCGCGCTGCCTTCGCGTAACGTCTTGCCCGCCGCGTTGGCCCAGACGCCATCCGGGCATCGGCCATCTTCCATCAGCAGATAGCTGGCTTCGTTGATCAAGACGGCGTGCACGGCCAGTTCCGCCCAGGTTTCATCCTTGGAGGGCCCGGCGTTCAATCCATCCTTGAGGGCTGTGCAATGCGGTTTCATCACGCCCTTCATCCACTGGGCGGTCTTCATCGGCCGCGTCTTACCCACTTTGACTTGAGCCGTCACCCCGCCGACGGCCAGAAGGATTGTCAACGTCGCGTAGAGGCGTCCTTTTCGATGGAAGCTATGGAGTGTGTTCATGGAAGATAGTGGCTGCGCTTGTTTTGGATTCGGTTGCTGGACCTTTTTTGGTCGAGTGAGATTAGCACG
Coding sequences within:
- a CDS encoding cytochrome c is translated as MNTLHSFHRKGRLYATLTILLAVGGVTAQVKVGKTRPMKTAQWMKGVMKPHCTALKDGLNAGPSKDETWAELAVHAVLINEASYLLMEDGRCPDGVWANAAGKTLREGSAEVLKAIEAKDVAAAKTAFDQMTKACAACHDKHREKK
- a CDS encoding DUF4838 domain-containing protein; this encodes MCNGGIGIGALALADDEPELAGEILRAGLESIQIAMAEFAPNGAWKEGPGYWNYATAYNVAFLAALETALGTDFGLAHIPGFADTGAFPVYLTGPLGRTFNYADGSDGAIRAAQMHWLACKFERPAYSDYQAKVASPSALDLIWFRPTAASSPAPDPPLDKYFRGVEVATFRSAWNDRDAVFVGFKAGDNKANHSNLDLGTFILDALGTRWALDLGADNYNMPGYFGKQRWTYYRMRAESHNTLVLNPGLLNLVGPRCRAAGFQSMRRRSSASLPSTSSRAMCIALRPWPLPMNRSSGPWPLGRFNAGPRRVRGSSLKAAVRTVFSSRAMCRSFWNRKLSRLTRFGRMFGLLLLSFVCNSTLAELAVTEAGQSKHRIVISAEATPSERYAAEELQNYLQRIGGVKLPIVTDSEASGSHQILLGDNASLRKLDAGIVLSKLGTDGFVLRTGPDRLIIAGGKPRGTLNGVYALLEERLGVRWFTSEVEIAPKLESIKLPDLNETRIPALQYREVFWTEMMRDADFAARHRLNGQHHKLAEKHGGRAAVYFPFVHSFDLLIPRELHKEHPEYFPLINGQRADGYVQRCLSNPDVLKLAIARVRQWIQEHPEATIISVSQNDTGKWCQCEPCKALDDAEGSPAASMIRFVNAIAEAIEADYPKVRIDTLAYQYTRKPPKTLRPRKNVIVRLCSIECCFAHPLESCPSQENQRFREDIVAWEPIAPSLYVWDYTPNFAHYQQPFPNFDALQANVRFFAKHGVKGLFEQGNYSAGGNGEMGPLRAYLLAKLLWNPDTDVRRHVEEFLQAYYGKAASRIHDYLEHLHRSVREEGYHAHIFEPPTVPYLSAEIMAEAENILNEAEALAENETFRFRVQVARLPVWYVKIAAKRVADYERTELVKQFLAAARKAGISHISESKSLDAWAKQMGQ